Proteins co-encoded in one Arthrobacter globiformis genomic window:
- a CDS encoding carbohydrate ABC transporter permease, translating to MTTTSSASTPATARRRTFNARRAGAWALLALAIAVSVLPFLWVFRTALSTNGALATQSASLLPADFTVGAFMRVFGLQSPADAVAEGGSGAAIDFWLYLRNSIVFSSVTTAGAVFFSAMAAYAFARLRWKGRNAVFSLFLGTMLVPPIFTALPNFLLIKNLDLLNTMLGMVLPYVFMTPFAIFFLRQFFLNMSREVEEAAMLDGAKHLRIFFQIVLPNAAAPIATLALLTFIGQWNEYFWPLLVGSQDDVRVLQVGLGVFKSQSPQGAPDWSGLMAATLVSALPVLVLFAAFGKKIVNSIGFSGIK from the coding sequence ATGACCACCACCTCCAGCGCATCGACGCCGGCAACCGCCCGCCGTCGTACTTTCAACGCCCGCCGCGCGGGCGCCTGGGCCCTGCTGGCGCTTGCCATCGCCGTCTCCGTGCTCCCGTTCCTCTGGGTGTTCCGCACCGCGCTCTCCACCAACGGAGCGCTGGCCACCCAGTCGGCCAGCCTCCTTCCGGCAGACTTCACCGTAGGCGCCTTCATGCGCGTCTTCGGGCTGCAGAGCCCGGCCGACGCCGTCGCGGAGGGCGGCTCCGGTGCCGCCATCGACTTCTGGCTGTACCTGCGCAACTCAATCGTTTTCTCCTCCGTCACCACCGCCGGGGCTGTGTTCTTCAGCGCGATGGCCGCCTACGCCTTTGCCCGGCTGCGCTGGAAGGGCCGGAACGCGGTATTCAGCCTGTTCCTGGGCACCATGCTGGTCCCGCCGATCTTCACGGCCCTGCCCAACTTCCTCCTCATCAAGAACCTGGACCTGCTCAACACGATGCTCGGGATGGTCCTGCCGTACGTCTTCATGACTCCGTTCGCAATCTTCTTCCTCCGGCAGTTCTTTCTGAACATGTCCCGTGAAGTTGAGGAGGCAGCCATGCTCGACGGCGCCAAGCACCTGCGCATCTTCTTTCAGATCGTTCTCCCCAACGCCGCAGCACCCATCGCCACCCTTGCGCTGCTGACCTTCATCGGCCAGTGGAACGAATACTTCTGGCCCCTGCTGGTCGGGTCCCAGGACGATGTACGCGTCCTCCAAGTGGGACTCGGGGTCTTCAAGTCGCAGTCCCCGCAGGGCGCACCGGACTGGTCCGGCCTCATGGCCGCCACCCTTGTCTCGGCGCTGCCCGTCCTGGTCCTCTTCGCCGCCTTCGGCAAGAAGATCGTCAACTCCATCGGATTCTCCGGAATCAAATAA